The sequence below is a genomic window from Silene latifolia isolate original U9 population chromosome 7, ASM4854445v1, whole genome shotgun sequence.
ACTCTCATCTGAATTTGCACAGCAAATTTCATGATGGTCCAACCTAACTCTGAACATTTTTTCATTGTACCCATAGATCCTCCTTTTTGGTAGCCTCCTAAGTCCCAAGTAGATCCGGGTAATGTGGGATTCATACTGACGAGGTTATGGAATAAATTATTTTTGTTGTTTTCGAGTCGATTCTGCCCATGTGTCCCTTGAGGACCTATTCTATAGTTTGATCAAAAGTTGTATACTGCAGAGATGTTGCTCCTGTGTCGTTTTACTCTGTCTATATTCGAAATGGGACACTAAATTGTGAAGTTAGTTTGCGTTACCCATTAAGACAAGAAGATCCTACCTGTTAGACCTTAACCCCTCCAAGATGGTGGACGTGAGTGGAGTGAGATTGTTTCGgatttatttattcattttccATTCTTTTGTGAGCTGTGTTGCTGTGTAGGAGAAGTCTGTCCTTTCTACTATGTGTTTTTATGGTGATGTCTTCTCCTTGTGTCAGCTTAAATTGATCTTTTCTCTTATATATCCTTGTTTCTTTTCATAGTTCTCTAGGTAGTGGAGTTTTTTCTCTTCCATATAGTATTTGGCTATTTGCCAGGAAAATACTTTGTAGCTATGTAGCTCGGACTCCGGTATGAACGTCGAATCCTGGTGCAGATTCTTGAGTCAGGATACCTGTTAGTAAATTGATTATTGATTGATGGTAAATGCAATGTTTGAGATCTGTTATATCTTAGCTGTGTGCACATCAGTACATGTGTGTTTTACTACTTCATTATTTGTATAACTGAAGCTGTCATAATTAATTTACAGATAATGTTAGAAGTTGCTCCAGATGCTTTGTATGACGAGATCTTCGTGAAAATCTTCAAGGGTTCGTTATTTGAAGATTCAAAGCATTATTCTGCTAACTTCACTATTCAAGCTTTGATTTGTTACGCGAGAAACCAAAGCCAAGTATGTTACTTATTTAAATGTGGAAAGTTGATTGTTCCAGTAAACCAGTATGGTAGGAGAAAATAAGGGAACATAACTGTTAGAACATGAAAATGGGCCTGGACCTTACCTGAACGAAGGAGAGACGGACCACTTGACAAACACAAGGGGAgttccatcctaaaaccaattggcgatAGGAGTAGTAGCCCCTCTTGGTTTATGAAGTGGTACTATCTCTCTCTTCTCCAAGCAATGGGACACTCACATGTGGGTTTGTATTCCAACAAGAATGTCATTCCGAATTAAGTCTCTCTAATGTTAGAAATACCTTTGTTGAGGTCTCTTCCCATATGTGTGGGTGGGTGTGGGGTGGGAGGGggcattgtcccacatcggtagaaaaATAGTGAAGGGACTAGCTTATAAGTAAGTGGGCTACTCCTATCACCAATTGGTTTTAAGATTAGGATGGAACCTCACTTGCGTGTGGGCCGGTCTCATGCACCTAATTCCATAAGCTCACTACGGAGGACTcaacaagtggtattagagccgaCGGTTCGGCTTGGGACCGCAAGATGCGATGTGGTGACGGTGCTCGCGACGACGCGGAGTAGCGTCGTGGTTACGGAGTAGCACTACCGCTAGAGTCTCACCCTTGGTTGACGAGAGATGCGGAGTAGTATTGCGTGGAATTGCCTGTTGGCCCGGTGCGGGGTTGCATCGGGTGCGGAGAGCGCCAAGTGAGGGGGGGCTTTCAGACTTCAGTAACACATGTGAAAGGGGGAGATTGTTGATGTCTCTTCCCATATGTGTGCGGGGGCCTTGTCCCACTTCGGTAGAAAAATAGTGAAGGGACTAACTTATAAGTAAGTGGGCTACTCTCCCTAtcaccaattggttttaggatggaacctcACCTGCTTGTGGGCCGGTCTCATGCACCTAATTTGATAAGCTCCCTGAGGACTCGACAACCTTGTTTACTGCATTATTTTTGAGATAATTagttttgttgttttaattttaggTAGAAGCATTTGACGAGGAAATTGGACCTAAAGTTAAAGATCTCCTGGAATTAGGAAAAGCCGGAGTTGTAGCATCTTTGATTGCCACAAGTGAAAGACTTCATGCTTATGAGCATAAGGTACATGGTACAAACTTCTCGATCAAGTTTCCTTTTTTACACTATCTCTCTACAGTATCTTACACTTTTCTTGTACAATAATATTTTTTTCTTACAAACTATGTTGCCTTAGCCGTTGTCCTAGTGCTAagattgtttatttatttcttgaGGTATTTGACTGGCTTTTTGTCTGGCGTACAGTGTTCTAAGGCACTTGCAGCTGCTGTGAGTTCTGTAAATGAACCTCCAAAATGTATCGTACCTCGTCTATTGTTACTTGAGAGCTATGTTTTCTCCAAGGATAAGTCTAATTGGAGTTGGACAAGTGGGTCGAAGATACATGTCATGGGTTCTTTAATTCTGCAATCGCTTTTCAAGTATCCTTGCGTAAGTGGCTGCCTTCAACATCACATCAACTTTTTTTTTGAGTATGTCTATGCATTCCTCGACTTAATTGCGAGAGTATGTTTGATGAAAATAAATCTCTCTCAACTGCAATATCTAATTATCCTTTATAGACTACTCTTCATAAGTAACTGAAACTTATATTATTAACGTATTTGGATCTCAAAGAATTCAAAGTGCAATCCAGGCTAAATGGCTAATAAATCCAAACAATGGTCGATACTTAAATGAATACACAAAATCTCTGAAGCTCTTATTACCATCAGTAAGtttgtatattaaaaataaaaatctaACGAACGGGAAAGTTAGGTATGAGATCTTGTATGAGAGCGAGATATGACTGTAATCTAATTTACTATCAGTAAGAGATTAGTCTAGATGTCGTCCCTGCAAGGTGCTAATAGTTGATACTTGTGTCCGTGTGCGGTTCAGCTGTCATGTATTCTTTCATGGCTTAGTTGTTTCACTTCTAACTTTGTACATTTTTATCTTGTCTTGTAATTTGACGTGTTCGTCTTTAAATTTTACCTTGGGATTTTGTAGCTGAGTTTCTACTGCGCTTAATCATATCTTCTCTATTGCAGGAATACATTCAGCCTTACATTACAAGCATTATATCAATGGATAACTCCCAGGTCCTTGAAACTGCAAAGGATGGTGCAGGAGCACGTGTAATTGAAGCTTTTCTGGGTTCTTCTGCTCCTGATAAACAGAAGAAGAAGTTAGTTGGCAAGTATGCTCTTTGCCCTAAATTCTGTTAAATTATTCCTTATGTCCAAATACTCCATGATTTCTATCTCGATTAAACTATGACAAAAGTGGTCTATACCAAATTACCAATAACTTCGGACTTTCTCCCTACAATAGTTAGCTAGAACGTTCAACAACACTGGAAAAGGAAAACTGAAGTCTATAGTCTTCGTATGTTTATCTGCTTGTGATTTGTTTCTCTAATTACCATCAAGGTTGAAGGGCCATTTCGGAGAGCTTGCTATGCACCCATCAGGTTCTTTTACGGTTGAAAAGTGCTTCAATGCGGGCAACATTTCATTAAAAGAAGCCATAGTATCAGAGTTGTTTGCTGTCCAGAAAGAACTTTCCAAGACGAGACAGGGTCCTCTCCTCTTGAGAAATCTTGATGTTGATGGGTAAGCTTCTGTTGTACTCTTTGCTTTTCCTGTGCTTTTCTGCCGTATGATTGTATGACAGTGTGTGTGAATTTTTTTGATGAACATCTATGATTATATAATCAAATAACTTGGTTACTGTTGTCCTTCACGGGTTAAGACGTGAGGCCAACAACTCCAGTCATTTGAAACCTGAATGGTTACAAGTGCTTCTGACATTGATTGAAATCGTTTCTAACTTTATATAATCCTCAAAATTCGGCATTTCAAAGATGCCTCGTATGCTTCTCTTCTGCCTATTTATGTGCTCACCAAAATCTATGATGAATTAATACCCAGTATTCGCTATAAAGGTTGTACTTGTATATTACTCCTATTTGATGCTGACCTCTTTTCATATATGGATTATTATGTCTTCCTTTCCTAAATGCTCAACGCCAATTATCTTCCAGATACTCGAGACGACCTGAACAGTGGTTATCTAGACAAAAGGCTAAACTCGCCTTTTACAAGGATTTTCAAGTAGAATCCGTTGAGACTGAAAGTAAGTCCTCTAAAAGGAAGACTCCTACTGCTGATAATTCAAAAAAGGAAGCACAGCAAAGTGATATAAAGAAAATGAGGCAAGAGATTGATACCGTCTTGACATCGTCCTCTGCCCTTACTGATTCTAAGAAGCATAAAAAGCAGAGAAAAGAAGGCAAAGATCACGGTAATGAACAACTTCCAGACAAGAAAAAACGGAAGCATCATCAGAAAGACGACACATCAAAGCCTTCCAAAAAGAAGATGAAGACCTGAGTTTCCGAAGAAAGGGCAATTTTTGGAAAATATCATAATTTATTCCTCGATCCTCTTAAACAGGTAATCTCGACTTCAAGTGTTGGGTTCTAGTGCGTGCCCAGTTTTAGCCTCGGGTTTTATGAAATTTTGTCATGTTACCTTATAATGAGATGTTGATCCGATAGTCGTATAGTTTTGGATAATTCAACGTGTACGTTTGTAGAATATAGTAGTAGCTAGTATCAGCTTCATTTTATCGAATTTTTTGCTGTGTTATCACAGAGAGTTAGAGTATGGCGAAATGTAAGAGCTAAATTTTATCACTTGAAAAGTATAATTTGTTTTTGCTTCAGTTTTGTTTACAGTGTGATTTTCGGGTTGAATTTTACGCAGTGATTTTCTGAGTGCATTTATTTACATTATGGGTTATTCACATACTCAGGAGTACAAGTTTGTCTGCAACACAAAACTTGAGAAAATTAAACTGAATTATTTTCTGATGATCTATTCTAGATTTCTAGGGATCTTAAGTAAGTGGAATCATGTGCGGCTTGGTTTGATTATAAGCATGCTGGAATTGGAAGCATGCTTATCACTTTATGAGTTGTTGGCCGACTCGAGTCCCATATGGTTTTCATGAGTTGGATAGATTGAAACGGGTTAAATAGCGCCCATTTGAAAAAATGAGATAAATTTTTGTTACTTCCTAGTTTGTAGACGGTCAgcatttatttttctctcctctaTTCTATTTGACCTGTTTTTAGTTTAGGACGTATATgttcgtcttaaataagaatataTGGATTTTCAATTACTAAACGCGGTTACTTGTTATAGCAATGTTTTAACATGGGACGGGTTTATGTGATTCGTCACGTTATAATGTCAACTAAAGTTTTTTGGACTTTTAAAAAGGTATTGGGTTATTGATTAGGATTTACTAAATCGACGTAGTACAAGCTTTTATGAAAGATGATAGTGGGAAAGATGTATACTACATAGAGTATGTGAATACATCATCAGGTTGGATGGAGAAATTGAATGACCGACCATCCTTAATTAGGTTAGGAGTAATTAATTATGTGTTATGAACCGTTGGTAGTTGATTAGTGAAACTTTCTATATCACACCTATACTCTAATAAACCACAATTAAACTCTACCAAGTGTCGTTTGGTTTGCAAAGACGAAATGGAGTAGATTGAAATATGATACCATCACCAATACTTATTGAAGACGGACACTcttcgtcacaagctgaagacggaccaaatgtcgccattttaacgacaaaatgtgactattttaatgacaaattatCATAGCTTAGGAAATTATTCTGGTAACTTTTTAggtaaaatggttacattttcgtCTTAAATGAGTGACATTTTAccccgtcttcaacttgtgacgaAATGTACCCGTAACAGGCAAGACGCTTTGTGATACCATAGGGTATGACCTATGAGGTTCCAAATTCATACTTCTCTAAAATTGTTTGGCTGTATATAAGTTTTAACATTGgagaatggagtttgaatcctACGTATGAGGGTGTGTATGAGATTTTAAGGGGTTGCGATAGAGTTAGAATTTATTAGGTCCGTATCTAACTCCATACTAAAACACTCCAACTAAACAATGGATCAAATCCCTTTCATTCCATTCCAATTCAATGAAGCCAAACAAACACCCCCTAAATGATTTGCGCTTTTTATGATCTTTCCACGCATTTTACAAAGTTACAAAAAGAATAGTAATAATAAGTAATGACTGCTTCACACGTCCCAATAAGgtacttttgatttttttcacAATGTTTAAGGAATGAAAGATACAAACTAAGCCGATCTGAATAACCCAAAATTTGCACGGTACAGAGGACCTGAATCTGACCCAAAATCTAAATTGACCCAACCATATCTAATTGGACCCGAAATTTTATTATCGTATATTGACCGTTGTCAACAAATAAGTTAATAACAACCCACCCCAAAATAACCAGAACCCGAATAACCCTACCCTATTAGCCCATTTAACCACTAAATGTGCTTACAAATAAATCATATAAACTTCACTATAATACCCATAAATAAAATACACAATACCCCAAATTAACGAGATTAAATACTACTccataatttttttatttacaaACAAATAGGTTGTTAAAatgcaatatttttttttttttttaaaaaaagagagGCATAAGGCCAATTTTGATACTAATGAGTGCGAACTTCGAACCCAACTACTCAAGACCTGAAGGGAATAACCTTTCATAACTTTACCAACTAAATTAGTCAATGTTCGCTTAAAATgcaaattttttatttatttgagaCATAAAACGAGTACAATACACGGAAAATTGGGATTCAAAACCAGAACTTATCACAAATTCTCActgtagacggacactatccgtctaaagctgAAGATAGATAGTGTCACTCTCACAAAATGTAggtggatagtgcaagtgggtgggAAATTGATACCATTTTATAAGAGAGTCATTATCCGTCTTCAACTTTAGACGAATCACAAATTTTTATTTCAGACCGTCATATCCGTCTAAAATagtcagacggataccatttcctctcataaaAAACTCATTTAGGAGGATTTTTCCATTTTGAGATAGGTTCCCTACCCATGTTGATCAACTCGACCACGACTCGTAACCCTAAATTATCTGTACTTTAGTTGATCGGAAAAATAGAAAGGGGGATTTTTCCATTTTGAGAGAGAGAAAAGCAACGACACAATCTCACTCCCAATTAAATCTTCGCATTCTCTCTCTTCATCCTTCGCGCattttcatcttcatcatcttcatcatcgtcatcatcttttcggtattttcttcctttttacttttgtttttgtttaattcGAATCGTTTCGCTTGTTTTTCGcgtttttaatttcattaatttcatgAATTATTCTTAGTTTTTAGTTTTCTTATGATTCGGTAGTGTGAAGTGTGAATATCTGTTATTGttcttgatttgatttggttAATTTGATTTGAATTTTGGCATTAATTAACTGTAATTAACCTAATTTTTCTTAGCGTAAATGCTTTCgaaattgtaattttgattttgttAGCTTGGAATTCAGTGTCTTTGGAATGTTATGTGAGTTAAATTATCTGTGATCTGACATTTACTATTTATTTTGTGTTTTTATTAAAGTATTTTTAATCGTAAAATCACAAATTTGTAGATTGGTACATGGTTACCAGGCTCCTTCGAATTCCAGATAATTCCGAAATCCGAATCAATTCCTACGTATATCGTACTTTGGCGTTTTATGATTTTTGGGTTTAATATATACGTATTGCATTGTAGAGAGTTCGTATTGTCATATTGTGTATGCGTATTACGTGTTCGTATTGGAGCGTGTACTACGAATTAGGCAACCGTGGATTAGTAGGCAAGTGGAAGCTTATATTACTCGACATTAAGCTTCTTAGCAAAATAAGTTGATGGTCGTCTGCTGTGTGCGGCTTATCTCTCTCCCTCTTTTTTTTTGTAATGAAGTTGGAAGTTGGAACCCATAACCGCTAACTTTGGTGCACATTGGGTAATACACGAGTATACATGATAGCTTGCAAACCACAACCACCAACTCAAACGACCTTTTATTACCAGAGTGACTTGCTCTTACGTGAGAAAGTATCATCACAGGCCAAATTGTTCTCTCAAGGGTTTGAAGTAGAACATCCGTGAGTTATTCATTCATATTTTAACCATGGTTGCCTAATTTGTAGTACTCTTATACGAATGTGTAATATGTATACACAAAACACACTTTATAAAATGTAATGCGGATCTTTTAGACGAGAAATCATAATATGTCGTAGTACGAAATGTGAGGAATTGATACGTGATTTGCTGGAGTTTGAGGAATCTGGTAACCATGTTTTAACCACTTGATTGAACCCATTTTGTTAGTGTGTAGTGTATCTTACTTGGTAGATAAAAGATGGAAAGCTCTCAGATTGTTTTGAAGGTCCAATTTTATTTAGGAGTTGTTTAACTTGTATGCGGCTGACAAAAAAGAATTTGGAATTTTTAGCTTCATATTTTCTTATAGGATTGAATTTGGACATGAATGAACCTGTAAGCTCAGTCCACTCACTTGGTTTATAAAGCCTGTTCAAGGCTTTCTTCATATGGGCGAGGATACCTCttccattttatttattttcacaAGATGAGGTGTAGCTTCAGTTATATGGTTTGATGCTTTGGTCTGATGTAGGGCATACTTATTGCGTGCTTTAAGTAGTCAGTTTTGCATAATCTTAGAAATCAGGGGGTTCTCAGTATGTTCATTGTTGACTTTGCTTAGTTTCTGGTAATCTGATTTGTGTTTATTGCTTTCTTGGCTATTGTAGAATGTAGATTTGACATCAGCAAAGAGGTGCGAGTTTAACTGAAAACCATTTATTTGCCGTTTCTTGTAGTTTCATCTATAAGCCAAGGTTCAACGCAGGAATTACAGTTGTGAGATTCGAAAATGGCTGAAAAAGCTTGTGTGAAGCGGCTTCAAAAGGAGTTTAGAGCTCTCTGCAAAGTAAGTTCTCTAGTCTACATCGGTTTCTTTTCCTTCGACATCTGTATATAAGTTACTTTGCCACAAGAAAAGAAGCTTTACTTTAACAGCATGGAATAAAAGATATTGTTTATTCAACTAAAACCTCTATCATGCTGCGACCATTTAAATCCTCTGTATTGAGGCCGTGCTCTTAAATATGGAGTATAAAAGACTGAACTCTTGTTTATGAAACTTAGATCATGGTTAATAGTTAATACCCATAACAATTATACTTTGAAGAAATTAAGCTCTTGTTCTTCCGCTAACCGGAGGTATTTTAGAGTGGACTTTCTGAAAGGTCTTTCTACCCCCGCCCTTCGACACTTCTTTTTGTAAAGTAAATTATTCTCAGCTTAGCTAAGGTGGTCCTCATCTGTGATAATTAATTTGTAAATCTTTGTATTATTCCATTTCATATTGACTGTTAAAACTTAAAAGTTATTTTTTTGAGTAGTTTAATGAAATGTTTCATTTTTGACATTTGCAGGAGCCAGTTCCGCATATTGTTGCTCGGCCCTCTCCTAATGACATTCTTGATTGGCGTAAGTTCTATGTCAAGTATCAACTTAAATTATTTGTGCAAAAATCAATATTCCACATCAACTCATGATACTGGTGGGGGAGTGCAGTGTACTCCTTTAAGTTTTTGTTACAGACGCTGCAGTATTGACACTTACTTGGGTTAGATTGTTTTGCTCATATGACATCGCATCTCATTCTTTTTTAAAAGATTGAAAGTTCTATTCGACCATGTTCGCAAATATGTGGACTGTTGTTGGTTGTTTCTCTCTCCCCCCCCCCCAAACCAATTTCCCTTAATTTTTTTTCAAGTGATCCACTTTGAAATTATTGGTTGTTAGTGGCTAGGTTGTTTTGCCCATATGATAAACATCTCAAACTTAattccatatttccaatggagccaaagattcattactcttaggttctggattatgatggaataaagcaaaatggctcactaaagtggttgcgcttctttctcttgtgaagtagtggtccttcgatgtagttctcgacgcaattttcatcttgggtcattcggaaaccacctctttgtgttgctaacacaagggtaaggctgcgtacatccgacccccccttaccccgcaatttgcgggagccattaaggcactggggtaatgttgttgttgttgttgttgttgttgttgttgataaaCATCTCAAACTTATTGAAAAGTTGGAAAATTCTACTCGCCCATGAATGAACTGTTGTTGGCTGTTCCTAAGCATCTTTTCTCCCCCCATTTgctttttctttcttcatttttttttcatgttcTCTACTTTCATATTTTGTGGTCGCCTGGACTGGTGAGCTGTTGATAACTTGTGATTTTATTGTGGTATCCTTAAGTCCTTCGCCTTTTTGTGTTTTGCTTGTAACCTCCGCTGATATTGCAGATTATGTACTCGAGGGAAGTGAGGGAACGCCTTTCGCAGGTTTGTCTCATCTTAGTTGCATTTAACTGCCGTATGATTTTTCTTATAGGATAATAGTTCAGTCTTGAGGCTTATAATGCTTTATTTTTGTTGGATGGTTGACAAAGGTGGTTATTATTATGGAAAGATCAAGTTTCCTTCTGAGTATCCATTTAAACCGCCAGGGATCAGGTTATTGACTAATTTGACTTGCAAACCTCTTAATTTATTTGTTTGTCCGCCTTTCCTGCTTAAAGCATGATTTTGTGGCACTGAATAATTACTATTTTTGAGAGCAGCATGACGACTCCTAATGGTCGATTTATGACTCAGAAGAAGATTTGCTTGTCCATGAGTGATTGTGAGTCTCTTAGCTTCTTCTGTcatctgtttgtttatttacctaaatgcattttttttttccatataGTTTTGTTTGATAATGACTACAAATGTTTACTCTCCTGTAGTTCATCCAGAGAGTTGGAATCCGATGTGGTCTGTGTCAAGGTAAAAATATATATTAGCCGATTATTATTTTAACTGTTCTAAgtgttcttaatcttgtaataaatTTTGTTGGCTCAATCAATTAGTCTAAAGAAACAGTGAAGTGAGGCTGACCGAAT
It includes:
- the LOC141591743 gene encoding pumilio homolog 23 isoform X2, whose translation is MVAIGSKALRLRRRKEYSIAENYLVCEQGGGGGVVYQGNCSKGMGRKSNKKQSGFDDGHGGTDYVSEQPPSSQRDFSYPQASYIRKRIDPETTKYFSEIGNVLESGEIDTDERSIICINALEETTGKEVELANDFVISHIIQVLLEGCGADHLCGFLRSSAKNFAQIATDSCGSHVAETALKSLATHLFDESFYDLIKDTLTLICQAIVQDPVNVMCNCHGSHVLRSLLCLCKGVPLDSEFHTSKSSTALAKRLNLRTERERNNETTNVHEGFPDLLEFLVVEMLKCSRTDIGFLQTDQYSSLVLQTALKVLKGQEQVLFRVIPLILGCNVENAEEDGYIEKKEVQNIREIVKENAFSHLMEIMLEVAPDALYDEIFVKIFKGSLFEDSKHYSANFTIQALICYARNQSQVEAFDEEIGPKVKDLLELGKAGVVASLIATSERLHAYEHKCSKALAAAVSSVNEPPKCIVPRLLLLESYVFSKDKSNWSWTSGSKIHVMGSLILQSLFKYPCEYIQPYITSIISMDNSQVLETAKDGAGARVIEAFLGSSAPDKQKKKLVGKLKGHFGELAMHPSGSFTVEKCFNAGNISLKEAIVSELFAVQKELSKTRQGPLLLRNLDVDGYSRRPEQWLSRQKAKLAFYKDFQVESVETESKSSKRKTPTADNSKKEAQQSDIKKMRQEIDTVLTSSSALTDSKKHKKQRKEGKDHGNEQLPDKKKRKHHQKDDTSKPSKKKMKT
- the LOC141591743 gene encoding pumilio homolog 23 isoform X1; this encodes MVAIGSKALRLRRRKEYSIAENYLVCEQGGGGGVVYQGNCSKGMGRKSNKKQSGFDDGHGGTDYVSEQPPSSQRDFSYPQASYIRKRIDPETTKYFSEIGNVLESGEIDTDERSIICINALEETTGKEVELANDFVISHIIQVLLEGCGADHLCGFLRSSAKNFAQIATDSCGSHVAETALKSLATHLFDESFYDLIKDTLTLICQAIVQDPVNVMCNCHGSHVLRSLLCLCKGVPLDSEFHTSKSSTALAKRLNLRTERERNNETTNVHEGFPDLLEFLVVEMLKCSRTDIGFLQTDQYSSLVLQASLKVLKGQEQVLFRVIPLILGCNVENAEEDGYIEKKEVQNIREIVKENAFSHLMEIMLEVAPDALYDEIFVKIFKGSLFEDSKHYSANFTIQALICYARNQSQVEAFDEEIGPKVKDLLELGKAGVVASLIATSERLHAYEHKCSKALAAAVSSVNEPPKCIVPRLLLLESYVFSKDKSNWSWTSGSKIHVMGSLILQSLFKYPCEYIQPYITSIISMDNSQVLETAKDGAGARVIEAFLGSSAPDKQKKKLVGKLKGHFGELAMHPSGSFTVEKCFNAGNISLKEAIVSELFAVQKELSKTRQGPLLLRNLDVDGYSRRPEQWLSRQKAKLAFYKDFQVESVETESKSSKRKTPTADNSKKEAQQSDIKKMRQEIDTVLTSSSALTDSKKHKKQRKEGKDHGNEQLPDKKKRKHHQKDDTSKPSKKKMKT